One Glycine max cultivar Williams 82 chromosome 6, Glycine_max_v4.0, whole genome shotgun sequence DNA segment encodes these proteins:
- the LOC100809187 gene encoding NAD(P)H dehydrogenase (quinone) FQR1-like — MAVKVYIVYYAMDGNVESLAKQVEKGANSIEGVEAKLWQVLETLSTEELAKLGEPTKAKINTLNKLSKADGFFFGFPITFGNMVAQVKAFIDATGDLGKVEQLADKPTGIFITTRCQGGGKETM, encoded by the exons ATGGCTGTGAAAGTTTATATTGT ttacTACGCAATGGATGGAAATGTAGAAAGTTTGGCAAAGCAAGTGGAAAAAGGAGCTAACTCTATAGAAGGTGTTGAGGCCAAACTATGGCAG GTACTTGAAACATTATCAACCGAGGAACTTGCTAAACTGGGTGAACCAACCAAGGCCAAAATCAATACCCTAAATAAGCTTTCTAAGGCTGATGGTTTTTTCTTTGGTTTCCCAATAACATTTGGAAATATGGTTGCTCAAGTTAAGGCTTTCATAGATGCAACTGGAGATCTAGGGAAAGTAGAACAGCTTGCTGACAAGCCTACTGGAATCTTCATCACCACCCGTTGCCAAGGTGGCGGAAAAGAGACAATGTAA
- the LOC100808643 gene encoding uncharacterized protein, translated as MGIGSRSSTNRKPSDSMRLIMTTFVGIVFGFFIGVSFPVLTTKLNLPSSLLPAIDISYIQEKYTCGNAPSFVKNNNNISPKHQLINDTLKIWVPSNPRGAKRLLPEIIEAETDLYLRRLWGQPSEECGQLLQTSKK; from the exons ATGGGAATCGGTTCTCGAAG TTCTACCAATAGAAAACCAAGTGATAGTATGAGGCTTATTATGACAACTTTTGTTGGAATAGTTTTTGGCTTCTTTATCGGAGTATCATTTCCAGTATTGACTACAAAG TTGAATCTCCCATCCAGCCTGCTTCCTGCCATTGATATTTCTTACATTCAAGAGAAATATACATGTGGCAATGCACCGTCTTTTGTGAAGAATAATAACAACATCTCACCAAAGCATCAATTAATAAATGATACATTGAAG ATATGGGTTCCATCAAATCCAAGAGGTGCAAAAAGATTACTTCCTGAGATTATTGAAGCTGAGACGGACTTATATTTGCGTAGATTGTGGGGTCAGCCCAGTGAGGAGT GTGGCCAACTCCTTCAAACTTCAAAGAAGTGA